One Paenibacillus riograndensis SBR5 DNA segment encodes these proteins:
- the cydB gene encoding cytochrome d ubiquinol oxidase subunit II has protein sequence MLSLNELWFVLIAVLFVGFFFLEGFDFGVGMETQILAKNDTERRVLINSIGPFWDANEVWLITGAGAMFAAFPHWYATLFSGFYIPFVFALLALIARGVAFEFRGKRDSLAWQRTWDVCIFVGSFLPPFLLAVVFASFIKGLPIDGDMQMYAGFFDVVNVYTVVAGITVVMLCLVHGLMFTTLRTVGDLQERARKLAQKLLFPLAALLVAFVVMTYYMTDVFEQRGGLLLVIVILGIAAYVLSGFFMSKKKDGLAFGMTGAVMALSVVSVFVGLFPRVMISSLDQAFNLTITNAASGHYSLKVMTIVALSLLPFVLGYQIWSYFVFHKRVHEKEHLEY, from the coding sequence ATGCTTTCTCTTAATGAATTATGGTTTGTGCTGATTGCCGTGCTGTTTGTCGGTTTCTTCTTCCTTGAAGGCTTTGACTTCGGAGTAGGGATGGAAACCCAGATTCTGGCCAAGAATGATACGGAGCGCCGGGTGCTGATCAACTCGATCGGGCCGTTCTGGGATGCTAACGAAGTATGGCTGATTACAGGCGCCGGGGCGATGTTTGCCGCCTTTCCGCACTGGTACGCTACGCTTTTCAGCGGATTCTATATTCCTTTTGTGTTCGCGCTGCTGGCGCTGATTGCCCGTGGTGTAGCTTTTGAATTCAGAGGCAAAAGGGATTCGCTGGCCTGGCAGAGAACCTGGGATGTCTGCATTTTTGTAGGCAGCTTCCTGCCGCCGTTCCTGCTTGCTGTAGTGTTCGCCAGCTTCATCAAAGGGCTGCCGATCGACGGGGATATGCAGATGTATGCCGGATTCTTCGATGTAGTGAATGTTTACACTGTAGTTGCTGGTATTACAGTAGTGATGCTCTGCCTCGTACACGGCCTGATGTTCACTACGCTTCGTACGGTTGGTGATTTGCAGGAACGTGCACGCAAGCTGGCGCAGAAGCTGTTGTTCCCGCTGGCCGCGCTGCTGGTTGCTTTTGTGGTTATGACGTATTATATGACGGATGTATTTGAACAACGCGGAGGGCTGCTGCTCGTCATCGTTATTCTCGGCATTGCCGCGTATGTACTGTCTGGCTTCTTCATGAGCAAGAAGAAAGACGGGCTGGCCTTCGGAATGACCGGTGCAGTTATGGCCTTGTCGGTAGTTTCTGTCTTTGTCGGACTGTTCCCGCGGGTGATGATCAGCTCGCTGGACCAAGCCTTTAACCTGACGATTACCAACGCCGCTTCCGGCCATTATTCGCTGAAGGTGATGACGATTGTAGCGCTGTCGCTGCTGCCGTTCGTGCTGGGTTATCAGATCTGGAGCTATTTCGTCTTCCATAAACGGGTTCACGAGAAGGAGCATCTTGAATACTAA
- a CDS encoding cytochrome ubiquinol oxidase subunit I: protein MDTVMLSRIQFASTTIFHYFFVPVSIGLALLIAIMETMYVRKGNDEYKRMAQFWGKLFLINFAVGVVTGILQEFQFGMNWSDYSRFVGDVFGAPLAIEALLAFFLESTFIGIWIFGWDKVSKRVHLLSIWLVALGTMLSAFWILLANSFMQHPVGFAVNNGRAEMNDIWALVTNGQLLVEFPHTVLAAYATGAFLVTGISAYKLLKKQDVSFFRKSFEIAAIVGIISSFGVAIAGHAQAQYLVETQPMKMAASEGLWDDSGDPAAWTVIANIDPDNKISTHEVKIPYMLSFLSYSKFSGSVKGMNTLQAEYEQAYGPGDYIPPVRTTFWSFRIMVAAGSLMILLGVYAIYLMWRKKMERPNTWFMRFMFWGLLLPPIANTSGWIMTEMGRQPWTVFGLMTTEDSVSPNITSGQVLFSVISFTAIYAILGLVLVGLFIKVIKKGPYAMDNDHGESHDPYNKEGSHAFS, encoded by the coding sequence ATGGATACAGTGATGCTGTCGCGTATACAATTTGCGTCGACGACAATTTTTCATTATTTCTTTGTACCGGTATCAATTGGACTCGCGCTCTTGATTGCAATTATGGAGACGATGTATGTCAGAAAAGGCAATGATGAGTACAAACGAATGGCGCAGTTCTGGGGAAAGCTTTTCCTGATTAACTTCGCTGTGGGCGTAGTAACAGGAATTTTGCAGGAGTTTCAGTTCGGGATGAACTGGTCGGATTACTCGCGTTTTGTCGGTGATGTCTTTGGGGCTCCGCTGGCGATTGAAGCGCTGCTTGCTTTCTTTCTGGAGTCTACATTTATTGGAATCTGGATTTTTGGCTGGGATAAGGTATCCAAACGCGTTCACCTGCTCTCGATCTGGCTGGTAGCGCTCGGAACCATGCTGTCGGCTTTCTGGATTCTGCTGGCTAACTCGTTTATGCAGCATCCGGTAGGTTTTGCTGTCAATAATGGACGGGCGGAAATGAATGATATCTGGGCACTCGTTACGAACGGACAATTGCTGGTCGAGTTCCCCCATACGGTGCTGGCCGCTTACGCGACAGGGGCATTCCTGGTAACGGGAATTAGTGCATATAAATTGCTGAAGAAGCAGGATGTTTCCTTTTTCCGCAAATCGTTTGAGATTGCTGCGATTGTCGGCATCATTTCCTCATTTGGCGTAGCCATTGCAGGTCATGCTCAGGCACAGTATCTGGTTGAGACCCAACCGATGAAGATGGCTGCTTCCGAAGGACTGTGGGACGACAGCGGTGACCCGGCGGCTTGGACGGTTATTGCAAATATTGACCCTGATAATAAGATAAGCACCCATGAAGTGAAAATTCCATATATGCTGAGCTTTCTCTCCTACAGTAAGTTTTCGGGATCTGTTAAAGGCATGAATACGCTGCAGGCTGAATATGAGCAGGCATACGGTCCTGGTGATTATATTCCACCGGTCCGCACGACGTTCTGGAGTTTCCGGATCATGGTTGCTGCAGGCTCGCTGATGATTTTGCTGGGGGTATATGCCATTTACCTGATGTGGCGCAAGAAGATGGAACGTCCGAATACCTGGTTCATGCGCTTTATGTTCTGGGGGCTGCTGCTTCCGCCGATTGCCAATACGTCGGGCTGGATTATGACAGAGATGGGGCGTCAGCCGTGGACGGTATTTGGATTAATGACCACAGAGGATAGTGTATCGCCTAATATTACGAGCGGACAGGTACTGTTCTCGGTGATTTCTTTTACAGCAATCTATGCAATCCTTGGTTTAGTGCTGGTTGGCTTATTTATCAAGGTAATCAAAAAAGGTCCTTACGCCATGGATAACGATCACGGCGAATCCCATGATCCGTATAACAAGGAGGGATCCCATGCTTTCTCTTAA
- a CDS encoding cold-shock protein, protein MNYRKKPLEEVPEENTAIWACTNDGCNGWMRDNFAFEHAPSCRLCHSPMERSMKMLPQLLNSNGDLKSLKKGISIT, encoded by the coding sequence ATGAACTACCGGAAGAAACCTTTGGAGGAAGTACCGGAGGAAAATACCGCAATTTGGGCCTGTACCAACGATGGATGTAATGGATGGATGAGGGATAATTTTGCATTCGAGCATGCGCCCTCTTGCCGTCTCTGTCACTCCCCCATGGAGCGCAGTATGAAGATGCTGCCGCAGCTGCTCAATTCCAATGGCGATCTGAAATCGCTGAAGAAGGGTATTTCCATTACCTGA
- a CDS encoding cold-shock protein: MQTGTVKWFNAEKGFGFIEVEGGSDVFVHFSAITGDGFKTLDEGQRVEFNVVQGNRGPQAENVVKL, encoded by the coding sequence ATGCAAACAGGTACAGTTAAATGGTTCAACGCAGAAAAAGGATTCGGTTTCATCGAAGTTGAAGGCGGAAGCGACGTATTCGTTCACTTCAGCGCTATTACTGGCGACGGCTTCAAAACTTTGGACGAAGGCCAACGCGTTGAATTCAACGTTGTTCAAGGCAACCGTGGACCACAAGCCGAAAACGTTGTAAAACTGTAA
- a CDS encoding S1C family serine protease, producing the protein MGLFDDDFYSTKVSRRRSRMHDASSGSGGHKWPRRSRRGLATWQVAMICSVVSAVTAVLLFSLVTGQLTHEKAESPAVIGKVAASSGDPYDRIIQAAALVRPAVVSIINHKEDNKELNILDESALGSGVIYKKDDGKAFIITNNHVIEGAGKLEVVTVNGETRKATLVGADKVSDIAVLSIDAEGIKTVAQIGDSSKLRLGETVIAIGNPLGLGDTLTSGIVSYTERTIPVSLNQDGVYDWEQEVIQTDAAINEGNSGGALVDLNGKVIGINTMKISDTGVEGLGFAIPANHVMETADELAAKGKIARSYLGVYSVDLNNPYVPLAEDQRKELNLPDSVKDGVVVLDAVGPAKVAGLQLNDVITKFDNQSITSTLSLRKYLYDHTKIGDELKITFYRNGEVKQVTVKLLEKPEE; encoded by the coding sequence GTGGGACTGTTTGATGATGATTTCTATTCCACGAAAGTATCACGGCGCAGAAGCAGGATGCATGATGCCTCAAGCGGATCGGGCGGGCATAAATGGCCGCGCAGATCGCGGAGGGGGCTGGCTACATGGCAGGTAGCGATGATCTGTTCTGTAGTCAGTGCAGTGACGGCGGTGCTTCTGTTCAGTCTGGTGACAGGACAGCTGACCCATGAAAAAGCCGAATCACCGGCGGTAATCGGTAAGGTTGCTGCGAGCAGCGGTGATCCCTATGACCGGATTATTCAGGCTGCCGCTCTTGTACGCCCTGCGGTAGTAAGTATCATTAATCATAAGGAAGATAACAAGGAACTTAATATTCTCGATGAATCCGCACTCGGGTCGGGAGTTATCTATAAGAAGGACGACGGCAAGGCATTTATCATTACGAACAACCATGTGATTGAAGGCGCCGGCAAGCTGGAAGTGGTTACGGTCAACGGGGAGACCCGCAAGGCAACCCTTGTTGGGGCGGATAAAGTCAGCGATATTGCAGTACTCTCCATCGATGCGGAAGGCATTAAAACGGTTGCCCAAATCGGTGATTCTTCCAAGCTCCGGCTGGGGGAGACCGTCATTGCCATCGGCAATCCCCTGGGGCTGGGGGATACGCTGACCTCAGGTATCGTCAGTTATACAGAGCGGACGATTCCTGTATCCTTGAACCAGGATGGTGTATATGACTGGGAGCAGGAGGTCATTCAGACTGACGCTGCGATTAACGAAGGCAACAGCGGAGGTGCGCTGGTCGATCTGAATGGCAAGGTGATCGGTATCAATACCATGAAGATATCCGACACTGGCGTGGAAGGGCTAGGTTTCGCAATTCCGGCCAACCATGTGATGGAAACGGCGGATGAGCTGGCAGCCAAAGGCAAAATCGCCCGCTCCTACTTAGGTGTCTATTCGGTTGATCTGAACAATCCTTATGTGCCGCTGGCGGAGGATCAACGCAAGGAGCTGAACCTTCCGGACAGTGTAAAGGACGGAGTCGTTGTACTGGATGCGGTTGGACCAGCGAAGGTTGCCGGTTTACAGTTGAATGATGTAATCACGAAATTCGATAACCAGTCCATTACCTCTACGCTATCCTTGCGCAAGTATCTCTATGATCACACCAAGATCGGGGATGAGCTCAAGATTACCTTTTACCGTAATGGAGAAGTGAAGCAGGTCACGGTAAAACTTCTTGAGAAGCCGGAGGAATAA
- a CDS encoding MBL fold metallo-hydrolase encodes MGISFTVLSSGSTGNVTVVRNGETTLMIDAGLSAKRIDELLAMRELTGQDIDGILVTHEHSDHIKGLGAMARKYDLPIYANTNTWGAIEKGIGNIAEQNRVVLETGQYRDFGSLRVESFAISHDAAEPVGYNFYDGKEKLCVATDLGYVSDKVRTAISDADVLVLEANHDIEMLRMGRYPWNTKRRILGDLGHLSNEAAGAALSEILTGRTKRTYLAHLSRDHNMMDLAKMSVRGAMEDRGCFFKDSEFRLCDTYYDRPTPWDKVSQS; translated from the coding sequence ATGGGAATATCTTTTACAGTGCTGTCCAGCGGTTCTACCGGGAATGTGACGGTGGTGCGCAACGGCGAAACGACACTAATGATCGACGCAGGCCTCAGCGCGAAGCGGATTGACGAGCTGCTGGCCATGCGCGAGCTGACCGGACAGGATATCGATGGAATTCTGGTTACGCATGAGCATTCGGATCATATTAAGGGACTCGGGGCGATGGCGCGCAAATATGATCTTCCGATCTATGCCAACACGAACACCTGGGGGGCGATTGAGAAGGGAATCGGCAATATTGCCGAGCAGAACCGGGTTGTTCTGGAGACGGGGCAGTATAGGGATTTCGGCAGTCTGCGGGTAGAGTCGTTCGCGATCTCGCATGATGCGGCTGAGCCGGTGGGGTATAACTTTTATGATGGCAAAGAGAAGCTGTGTGTGGCGACAGATCTGGGATATGTGAGCGACAAAGTGCGTACGGCGATCTCGGATGCCGATGTCCTTGTACTTGAAGCCAATCATGATATCGAGATGCTGCGGATGGGACGTTATCCCTGGAACACGAAGCGGCGGATTCTCGGCGATTTGGGCCATCTGTCCAATGAGGCGGCTGGTGCGGCGCTGAGTGAAATCCTTACAGGGCGGACCAAACGCACGTATCTGGCACACCTGAGCCGGGACCACAATATGATGGACTTGGCCAAAATGTCTGTGCGCGGAGCGATGGAAGACCGGGGCTGTTTTTTCAAAGACAGCGAGTTCAGACTCTGCGACACCTACTATGACCGGCCTACGCCATGGGATAAGGTGAGTCAGTCATAA
- the yycI gene encoding two-component system regulatory protein YycI produces the protein MDWGRAKNVLIYAFLVLNLLLCYQLWIDLRDQASANLDFTSLSQDTQAVMEQKDIRVLCPIPAATPQLPDITYHYSGEEQNEPPVELKEPVDSKLIYSSFTELSTALQGQIPDIANYRFDSQESEVGKFVLHPLVDKKWSLFRVRLELINSDQKIIAYRWPKIEIGAGSSDNVQKVLPASQALSSLIEKYFPENSVVKEIELGYYGELFNSESQVASPMWRFMLENGNAYYVDAISADIISPKTTE, from the coding sequence ATGGACTGGGGAAGAGCAAAAAATGTGCTGATATACGCCTTTCTGGTGCTGAATCTGCTGCTGTGCTACCAGCTCTGGATTGATCTGCGGGATCAGGCCAGCGCCAACCTTGATTTCACCTCCTTGTCCCAGGACACGCAAGCTGTCATGGAACAGAAAGACATCCGGGTTCTGTGTCCCATCCCGGCCGCCACACCGCAGCTGCCGGACATTACGTACCATTATTCTGGTGAGGAGCAGAACGAACCGCCCGTTGAGCTTAAGGAGCCGGTAGACAGCAAGCTGATCTATTCCTCATTCACCGAGCTTAGCACTGCATTGCAGGGACAGATCCCGGACATCGCCAATTACCGCTTCGATTCACAGGAAAGCGAGGTCGGCAAGTTCGTGCTTCATCCGCTGGTAGACAAGAAGTGGTCGCTGTTCAGGGTTAGGCTGGAGCTGATTAACAGTGATCAAAAAATAATCGCCTACCGCTGGCCGAAGATTGAGATTGGAGCCGGCAGCAGTGATAATGTGCAGAAGGTGCTTCCGGCCTCCCAGGCGCTCAGCAGTCTGATTGAGAAATATTTTCCGGAAAATTCAGTGGTGAAGGAAATTGAGCTCGGATATTACGGGGAACTGTTCAATTCCGAGAGCCAGGTAGCTTCGCCCATGTGGCGGTTCATGCTGGAGAATGGCAATGCCTACTACGTAGATGCCATAAGTGCGGACATTATCAGTCCCAAGACAACAGAGTAG
- a CDS encoding YycH family regulatory protein, giving the protein MKEKVKSWILTLLVFGSLVESYYLIYRLPGSDSAVMSENLYVKTDNMGPEEKVENLLYPDKMIIHMGQSKHTLFYPNTTFYNLILNRLKGRGFESFQRRSVQDFDWNKIRNENPGIELSFGSGIPVTLLQRVMQLSPDSLFEGESIDRIWIYNIKNDSKAHAVFFSTRGDIVYEAAKADLTVQDVQQHVDFGSDLTNYKAVNGDYYVPAAKVSMVEVEMPLGMYTIQQMQSNLFFDAGSTRYIPEKDGSEIYTDSKRSLQVDQEQNWMSYSDPAALPAGESTPAKDALEAVDFVNEHGGWNGTYRLAATEEGRQERKVSFQQFYGSSPYGSYPIISQPQLQYGVINLELQQGTVSSYERSLMFVDETKAVKRIVDLSFGERLENQLARLSQASVVKELTPAYVPEVQGEKLRLIPVWRVTLNDGTVLTLN; this is encoded by the coding sequence ATGAAAGAAAAAGTAAAATCCTGGATTCTTACACTGCTCGTATTTGGAAGCCTTGTAGAGAGCTATTATCTGATTTACCGGCTGCCGGGCAGTGATTCTGCGGTCATGTCAGAGAATTTGTATGTAAAGACTGACAATATGGGGCCGGAGGAAAAGGTAGAGAACCTGCTATATCCCGACAAAATGATTATTCATATGGGGCAGAGCAAGCATACGCTTTTCTATCCCAATACTACCTTCTATAATCTGATTCTCAACCGCCTGAAAGGCCGGGGCTTTGAGAGCTTCCAACGGCGGTCGGTGCAGGACTTCGACTGGAACAAAATCCGGAATGAAAATCCGGGCATCGAGCTGTCGTTCGGTTCAGGCATTCCCGTAACCCTGCTGCAGCGTGTAATGCAGCTGTCGCCGGATTCGCTGTTTGAAGGGGAGAGCATTGACCGGATTTGGATTTACAATATCAAGAATGATTCCAAAGCGCATGCTGTCTTCTTCAGTACCCGGGGCGATATCGTGTATGAAGCGGCCAAGGCCGATCTCACAGTGCAGGATGTGCAGCAGCATGTGGACTTCGGCAGCGACCTGACGAATTATAAGGCTGTGAACGGTGATTATTATGTGCCGGCAGCGAAGGTATCCATGGTTGAAGTTGAAATGCCGCTGGGCATGTATACCATTCAGCAGATGCAGAGCAATCTTTTTTTTGATGCGGGAAGTACCCGATATATTCCGGAAAAAGACGGCTCTGAGATTTATACGGACAGCAAACGCAGTCTCCAGGTGGACCAAGAGCAGAACTGGATGAGCTACAGCGATCCGGCTGCTCTTCCAGCCGGAGAGAGCACACCGGCCAAGGATGCGCTGGAGGCCGTTGATTTTGTCAATGAGCACGGGGGCTGGAATGGAACCTACCGGCTGGCGGCAACGGAAGAAGGCAGGCAGGAGCGCAAAGTCTCCTTTCAGCAGTTCTATGGCTCTTCACCTTATGGCTCATATCCGATTATCAGCCAGCCGCAGCTGCAGTACGGGGTAATTAATCTGGAACTGCAGCAGGGAACTGTATCCTCTTATGAGCGTTCGCTAATGTTTGTAGATGAGACCAAAGCGGTTAAGAGAATTGTGGACCTGTCGTTTGGAGAAAGGCTGGAGAACCAGTTAGCGCGGCTCAGTCAGGCATCAGTGGTGAAGGAGCTTACCCCAGCCTATGTCCCCGAAGTACAGGGAGAGAAGCTTCGGCTGATTCCGGTATGGCGGGTCACGCTTAACGACGGCACTGTGCTCACGCTGAATTAA
- the walK gene encoding cell wall metabolism sensor histidine kinase WalK: MKGLSFFRTIQAKLIIIYVLLILIAMQLIGVYFVSSMKNSLTDNFTKDLKARAEMLSILTADKFGSEAGTADEETAVESLRGMVNNLYINGAEIQVLDASGKIITTSVPSQNDYVGQRNTQTVVSRALQGISDNEEYIIADDNVRKKVVAKPVLSGDKVVGAIYIAADMKDLYATISRINSVFLSGLLLALALTAVLGVILAHTITHPIKEMTRHATAVAEGRYNRKMPVFGNDEIGQLSQAFNYMTGRLRDALSQNEEEKEKLASILANMSDGVVATDESGGVILMNTRAAHMLGSEGPLPEGAPLDELLGLDHEQSGSLAQGNAQSAMLHLSPMGGEDPNIVRVTFTPIHRREGGGIAGTIAVLQDVTEQENLEESRREFVANVSHELRTPLTTIKSYAEALDDGALEDPQLAVRFVGVIRNETERMIRLVTDLLHLSRLDSKESSLRIQQTDISEMLEDVADRFSFQIRQKRIHISTRVREDVASAWLDRDQIDQVLGNLVSNALKYTPEGGMIQLEALKNEEGMLAISVRDSGIGIPKKDIERIFERFYRVDKARSRNMGGTGLGLSIAREIVKAHGGSISLQSELNEGSLVIFTLPLKQEGGSAS; the protein is encoded by the coding sequence ATGAAGGGACTGTCCTTTTTCCGGACGATACAGGCCAAGCTTATTATTATTTATGTGCTGCTGATTCTGATTGCCATGCAGCTGATCGGTGTGTATTTTGTCAGCTCGATGAAGAATTCACTAACCGATAATTTCACCAAGGATCTGAAGGCACGGGCGGAGATGCTGTCCATTCTGACCGCCGATAAGTTCGGCAGCGAAGCCGGAACGGCAGATGAAGAGACCGCTGTGGAGAGTCTGCGCGGAATGGTCAACAATCTGTATATCAATGGTGCCGAAATTCAGGTGCTGGATGCAAGCGGCAAGATTATCACCACTTCGGTGCCTTCGCAAAATGACTATGTGGGCCAGCGCAATACACAGACGGTAGTCAGCCGTGCCCTGCAGGGAATCAGCGACAACGAGGAATATATTATCGCGGATGATAATGTGCGCAAGAAGGTAGTCGCCAAGCCGGTGCTATCCGGTGACAAGGTGGTTGGGGCGATTTATATTGCTGCCGATATGAAGGATCTGTATGCCACCATCAGCCGGATCAACAGTGTATTTCTCTCCGGGCTGCTGCTGGCGCTGGCGCTGACAGCCGTTCTTGGTGTTATTCTGGCGCATACGATCACCCATCCGATCAAGGAAATGACCCGTCATGCCACCGCTGTGGCGGAAGGACGCTATAACCGCAAGATGCCGGTGTTCGGCAACGACGAGATTGGCCAGCTAAGCCAGGCCTTTAATTATATGACAGGCAGACTGCGGGATGCCCTGTCCCAGAATGAAGAGGAAAAGGAGAAGCTGGCCTCCATCCTTGCCAATATGAGTGACGGCGTTGTTGCCACCGATGAGAGCGGCGGAGTGATTCTGATGAACACCCGGGCAGCACATATGCTGGGTTCGGAGGGTCCGCTTCCCGAAGGCGCTCCCTTGGATGAGCTGCTGGGCCTGGATCATGAGCAGTCCGGCTCGCTTGCCCAGGGCAATGCCCAGTCAGCCATGCTTCATCTGTCCCCAATGGGCGGAGAGGATCCTAACATTGTGCGGGTGACCTTCACGCCGATTCACCGCCGGGAAGGCGGAGGGATTGCGGGGACGATTGCGGTTCTGCAGGATGTTACTGAGCAGGAAAATCTGGAAGAGTCCCGCCGCGAGTTCGTGGCGAATGTGTCCCATGAGTTGCGGACGCCGCTGACGACCATCAAAAGCTATGCTGAAGCCCTGGATGACGGCGCACTTGAAGATCCGCAGCTTGCTGTGCGGTTCGTTGGCGTCATCCGCAATGAAACAGAGCGCATGATCCGTCTTGTGACAGATCTGCTGCATCTCTCACGCCTGGATTCGAAGGAATCCAGCCTGCGCATTCAGCAGACGGATATCTCCGAAATGCTGGAGGATGTGGCCGACCGCTTCTCCTTTCAAATCCGCCAGAAGCGGATTCATATCAGTACCAGAGTCCGTGAGGATGTGGCGAGTGCCTGGCTTGACCGGGATCAAATCGACCAGGTACTGGGCAATCTTGTTTCCAATGCGCTGAAGTATACGCCGGAAGGCGGGATGATTCAATTGGAAGCCTTGAAGAATGAAGAGGGAATGCTGGCGATATCCGTCCGGGATTCCGGTATAGGTATTCCCAAGAAGGATATCGAACGGATCTTTGAGCGGTTTTACCGGGTGGACAAAGCCCGCTCCCGCAATATGGGGGGCACAGGCCTCGGGTTGTCCATTGCCCGGGAAATTGTCAAAGCGCATGGCGGCTCCATATCCCTCCAATCCGAATTGAATGAGGGCTCACTCGTTATCTTTACCTTGCCTTTGAAGCAGGAAGGGGGGAGTGCGTCATGA
- the yycF gene encoding response regulator YycF: MQMGTILVVDDEQPIADILKFNLEKEGYEVICAFDGNSAVELALSKRPDLMLLDLMLPGKDGMDVCREVRSAHLDIPIIMLTAKDGEIDKVLGLELGADDYVTKPFSTRELLARVKAQMRRQHKPAPSEALSEPLESKQGIHHFGLFVDTDMYMVYKEGEPLDLTHREYELLYYMIRHAGKVMTREHLLQAVWGFEYFGDVRTVDVTIRRLREKIEENPSKPEYIFTRRGLGYLMHSPKSGGL; encoded by the coding sequence ATGCAGATGGGGACGATTCTGGTAGTAGACGATGAACAGCCTATTGCTGATATATTGAAATTCAATTTGGAAAAAGAGGGCTATGAGGTGATCTGCGCCTTTGACGGCAACAGTGCAGTAGAGCTGGCATTGTCCAAACGGCCCGATCTGATGCTGCTCGATCTCATGCTTCCCGGCAAGGACGGCATGGATGTCTGCCGTGAGGTGCGTTCAGCGCATCTGGATATCCCGATTATTATGCTTACCGCCAAAGACGGGGAGATAGACAAAGTACTGGGACTGGAGCTTGGCGCAGATGATTATGTGACCAAGCCGTTCAGCACGCGGGAGCTGCTGGCCAGAGTCAAAGCCCAAATGCGGCGCCAGCATAAGCCGGCTCCCTCGGAAGCTCTCAGTGAACCGCTGGAAAGCAAGCAGGGGATACATCATTTCGGCCTTTTTGTGGATACCGATATGTATATGGTCTACAAGGAGGGCGAACCGCTCGATCTGACACACCGCGAGTATGAGCTGCTCTATTATATGATCCGCCACGCCGGCAAGGTAATGACCCGGGAGCATTTGCTGCAGGCCGTATGGGGCTTCGAGTATTTCGGGGATGTGCGGACCGTCGATGTGACGATTCGCCGTCTGAGAGAGAAGATTGAGGAGAATCCCAGCAAACCGGAGTATATTTTTACCCGGCGCGGACTTGGTTATTTGATGCATAGCCCCAAAAGCGGAGGGCTGTGA